The Antennarius striatus isolate MH-2024 chromosome 20, ASM4005453v1, whole genome shotgun sequence genome includes a region encoding these proteins:
- the scrib gene encoding protein scribble homolog isoform X8 codes for MLKCIPLWRCNRHVESVDKRHCSLQTVPDEIFRYSRSLEELLLDANQLKELPKPFFRLLNLRKLGLSDNEIQRLPPEVANFMQLVELDISRNDIPEIPESIKFCRALEIADFSGNPLSRLPDGFTQLRALAHLALNDVSLQTLPNDIGNLANLVTLELRENLLKSLPTSLSFLVKLEQLDLGSNELETLPDTLGALPNLRELWLDRNQLSSLPPELGNLRRLVCLDVSENRLEELPSELNGLLALTDLLLTQNVLEVVPDSIGGLKQLSILKVDQNRLTHLTDSIGECENLTELVLTENLLQSLPRSLGKLKKLTNLNVDRNRLGSVPKELGGCASLNVLSLRDNRLGKLPAELADATELHVLDVAGNRLQNLPFALTNLNLKAMWLAENQSQPMLKFQTEDDERTGEKVLTCYLLPQQPSPSLENLLQNSVDDSWTDSNLNRVSVIQFQEETKAEEEDDEAAADRRGLQRRATPHPSELKVMKKVIEERRNEAFTSRPDGEEESIDPQEKRLSDLSNQSHDSQVSNSTLSATSHEERRNVTVASHREDLVDGHYPHEEEELDEMEVEYIEPTVHFAEEPIIRGGEEDEEEDGEDGERSDEEDERPAFPMEKQRLIRKDTPHYKKHFKITKLPKPEAVAALLQGFSPGGLNSTTQAAEDERDEEEDESLSTPLHHHRIEELVDGQQVNSSQVKGVSFDQVNNLLIEPARIEEEEHTLTIQRQTGGLGISIAGGKGSTPYKGDDEGIFISRVSEDGPAARAGVKVGDKLLEVNGVDLHEAEHHTAVEALRSSGETVSMSVLRERMVEPENAITTTPLRPEDDYFPRERRSSGLAFNLETTPSGPQQRLSTCLIRNDRGLGFSIAGGKGSTPYRTGDTGIYISRIADGGAAHRDSTLRVGDRVISINGVDMTEARHDQAVALLTGTSPTIALLVERDPKAPGGSPGQSRARAHSPPPPEPSDSPDQEEEGLNLHGNHLSQMEDEYPIEEVTLVKSGGPLGLSIVGGSDHASHPFGINEPGVFISKVIPHGLACQSGLRVGDRILEVNSIDLRHATHQEAVRSLLANKQEIRMLVRRDPSPPGMQEIVIQKQPGEKLGISIRGGAKGHAGNPFDATDEGIFISKVSSSGAAARDGRLQVGMRILEVNNHSLLGMTHTEAVRVLRAIGDSLGMLVCDGFDPRKVAAVEASPGIIANPFATGIVRKNSLESISSIDRDLSPEEIDIMQKESEMVRETSQWEREDMEKVERMRLEREEATRLLEEETENMRTGPLKLDYKTLAALPTTSLQKINRFPLPVSLAAPMEAPLPAHYGSPLEPLGFSLNHHTEPESAPGLNTGHLQSDQADYLQGPQLLAADSAGSSTTINSSTCEAEEEECLVDSQPISFKENPFLVANRKGKGRPPGQQILSGPPVGYGKEGQLQPWLFSKAPSSDYTRTDSPIREAPYSPTIQPPSHHSSNSSLCTGRETRFANIHYTSTPTAKEDTPSSTRPGAIQPVGRVWQSTSPATPDGNSPNPFQHGPSPFNSQTSDLYGVRNNFHLNQPSPESPSPGGKDSPEQRSFRDRQKYFEIDVKQQTPDKPKPRVSLVGEDDLKKMREEEERKFEQRAREYLLDEDDEDDDEEDLAKQMAHMKASGKVLLDGVEYRVEPVSPPSQHSMSQSFNVTPPSYYGSSGPSSVDGKGDSQRNSLEDSFRTGQRPDSMTGLISAYPSESAAPIRTAKAERRHQERLRMQSPELAVAPDKDLSPAEKRALEAEKRAMWRAARPYGLEEDVRQYEQDLAKRLYQARVRASQGPPEAPQPPSSSSAASQLRMKSLEQDALKAQMVIAKSRDGKKRGTLDQLTESPSPAPTPSPTPMEELSPRGLTSPGRLSLSSKKFDYRQFAAIPSSKPVYDIQTPDAANNTQFINDDSGNPGNATSLEAEAPTTLPATSALEEMALYSNKRKLRQGRRSLEAAMPT; via the exons CCGTTCTTCAGACTACTCAACCTCCGAAAGCTCGGCTTGAGCGACAATGAGATCCAGAGACTCCCTCCTGAGGTGGCCAACTTCATGCAGCTGGTGGAACTGGACATCTCCAGAAACG ACATTCCTGAGATCCCCGAGAGCATTAAGTTTTGCAGGGCTTTGGAGATCGCAGACTTCAGTGGAAACCCCCTGTCCAG ATTGCCAGATGGCTTCACTCAGCTCAGAGCGCTGGCTCACTTGGCGCTCAACGACGTGTCTTTGCAGACGTTGCCCAACGACATTGGAAA cCTTGCCAACCTTGTGACGTTGGAGCTCAGGGAAAACCTGCTGAAGTCTTTGCCCAC GTCACTCTCTTTCCTGGTGAAACTGGAACAGCTGGACCTGGGCAGCAATGAACTGGAAACTTTA CCAGACACCCTGGGTGCCCTCCCCAACCTGAGGGAGCTCTGGCTGGACCGTAACCAGCTGTCCTCATTACCACCA gagctGGGAAATCTCCGGAGGCTGGTGTGTCTGGACGTGTCAGAGAATCGTCTGGAGGAGCTTCCCTCGGAGCTCAATGGCCTCctggctctcactgacctgctgctcACACAGAATGTGTTGGAGGTTGTCCCAGACAGCATAG GAGGCCTGAAACAGCTGTCCATCTTGAAAGTGGACCAGAACAGACTGACCCACCTGACTGACTCCATAGGAGAGTGTGAGAACCTTACAGAGCTCGTCTTGACGGAAAACCTTTTACAG TCACTTCCTCGCTCGCTGGGCAAGCTGAAGAAGCTGACTAATCTGAATGTAGACCGCAACCGTTTGGGAAGTGTTCCCAAAGAGCTGGGGGGTTGTGCCAGCCTCAACGTTCTCTCACTGAGAGACAACCGCCTGGGGAAACTTCCTGCAGAGCTCGCAGATGCCACTGAGCTACATGTGCTGGATGTGGCTGGAAACCG ATTACAAAACCTGCCTTTTGCCCTGACTAACCTCAACCTGAAGGCCATGTGGCTCGCAGAAAACCAGTCACAGCCAATGCTCAAGTTCCAGACGGAGGATGACGAGCGCACTGGAGAGAAGGTGTTGACCTGCTATTTATTACCCCAGcagccttctccaagtctag AGAACTTGTTGCAGAACAGTGTGGATGACAGCTGGACGGACAGCAACCTGAACAGAGTGTCAGTCATTCAGTTCCAGGAGGAGAccaaagcagaggaggaggatgacgagGCTGCTGCCGACCGTAGA GGCCTTCAGCGCAGAGCCACACCACACCCCAGTGagctgaaggtgatgaagaaggTGATTGAAGAGAGGAGAAATGAAGCTTTCACATCGCGACCTGATGGAGAAGAAGAGTCCATTGACCCACAG GAGAAGCGGCTCAGTGACCTTTCCAATCAGAGTCATGACTCTCAAGTGTCCAATAGCACGCTCTCAGCCACCTCCCATGAGGAACGACGCAACGTGACCGTGGCCTCACACAGAGAGGACTTAGTAGATGGTCACTACCCTCATGAAGAGGAAGAGCTGGATGAGATGGAGGTGGAGTACATTGAG CCCACTGTGCACTTTGCAGAGGAGCCCATCATCCGCGGTGGAgaagaggacgaagaggaggacggCGAAGATGGCGAGAGGAGTGACGAAGAAGACGAAAGGCCTGCCTTTCCCATGGAAAAGCAGCGTCTGATCAGAAAAGACACGCCACACTACAAGAAGCACTTCAAAATCACCAAGCTGCCGAAGCCCGAGGCTGTGGCCGCGCTGCTACAGGGCTTCAGCCCTGGCGGCCTCAACTCTACGACGCAGGCTGCAGAGGACGAGCGggacgaggaggaagacgagagtCTATCCACCCCTCTACACCATCACAGGATAGAGGAGCTGGTGGACGGCCAGCAGGTCAACTCCAGTCAAGTAAAG GGGGTGTCATTTGATCAAGTCAATAATCTGCTGATTGAACCTGCTCGaattgaggaggaagag CACACCTTGACTATTCAGAGACAAACAGGCGGCCTGGGCATCAGCATCGCCGGAGGGAAGGGGTCCACACCTTACAAGGGAGACGATGAG ggAATTTTCATCTCCAGAGTGTCTGAGGACGGTCCTGCAGCCAGAGCCGGGGTAAAAGTGGGAGACAAGCTCTTGGAG GTGAACGGCGTGGACCTCCACGAGGCGGAACATCACACCGCCGTCGAAGCGCTCCGTAGCTCCGGCGAAACAGTTTCCATGTCGGTGCTGCGAGAGCGCATGGTGGAACCGGAGAACGCCATCACCACCACGCCACTGAGGCCCGAGGACGATTACTTCCCGCGGGAGAGACGGAGCAGCGGCCTGGCTTTCAACCTGGAGACGACTCCCAGCGGGCCTCAGCAGCGGCTCTCCACCTGCCTGATCCGAAACGACCGGGGGCTGGGATTCAGTATCGCAGGGGGCAAAGGCTCCACGCCCTACCGCACGggagacaca GGAATATACATCTCTCGTATCGCAGACGGAGGAGCGGCGCACCGCGACAGCACGCTGCGAGTCGGAGACAGGGTGATCTCT ATCAATGGTGTAGACATGACAGAGGCCAGGCATGACCAGGCAGTAGCGCTCCTTACTGGCACCTCCCCCACCATTGCCCTCTTGGTGGAACGAGACCCAAAAGCACCAGGGGGCTCTCCAGGTCAGTCCAGGGCCAGAGCCCACTCCCCTCCGCCCCCTGAACCATCAGATTCACcagaccaggaggaggaaggcctcAACCTTCATGGGAACCACCTGAGCCAGATGGAAGACGAGTATCCCATCGAG gaagtgaccctGGTGAAGTCAGGCGGTCCCCTCGGCCTGAGCATCGTAGGAGGCAGCGATCACGCCAGTCACCCGTTTGGCATCAATGAGCCCGGAGTGTTCATCTCCAAG GTGATCCCTCATGGTCTTGCGTGTCAAAGTGGTCTGCGTGTCGGCGACCGCATTTTGGAAGTGAACTCAATCGACCTACGTCACGCCACGCACCAGGAAGCTGTGCGATCCCTGCTGGCCAACAAGCAGGAGATCCGCATGTTGGTACGGAGAGATCCCTCACCACCGGGGATGCAG GAAATCGTGATCCAGAAACAACCCGGGGAGAAGCTCGGCATCAGTATCCGGGGAGGGGCCAAAGGTCATGCAGGAAACCCTTTTGATGCCACAGATGAAGGCATCTTCATCTCCAAG GTTAGTTCGAGCGGCGCAGCAGCGAGAGATGGCCGGCTGCAGGTCGGCATGCGGATCCTGGAGGTGAACAACCACAGCCTGCTGGGGATGACGCACACGGAGGCAGTGAGGGTTCTCCGTGCCATTGGAGACTCCCTGGGAATGCTGGTGTGTGATGGATTCGACCCACGAAAAGTGGCTGCTGTCGAG GCATCTCCTGGCATCATTGCCAACCCGTTTGCAACAGGCATCGTCCGCAAGAACAGTTTGGAAAGCATCTCATCAATAGACCGAGACCTGAGCCCAGAGGAGATAGACATCATGCAGAAG GAGTCTGAGATGGTGAGAGAGACATCACAGTGGGAGCGAGAAGACATGGAAAAAGTG GAGCGTATGCGCTTGGAGCGAGAGGAGGCAACTCGCCTGCTAGAAGAGGAGACCGAG AACATGCGCACTGGACCTTTAAAACTTGACTACAAAACCCTGGCAGCACTTCCCACCACCAGTCTGCAGAAAATCAACAGG TTCCCACTTCCTGTAAGTCTAGCTGCACCCATGGAGGCCCCCCTGCCGGCCCATTATGGCTCCCCTTTAGAGCCACTGGGCTTCAGTTTAAACCACCACACGGAACCCGAGTCCGCTCCCGGTCTGAACACGGGGCACCTCCAATCTGACCAGGCAGATTACCTTCAGGGACCCCAGCTCCTCGCTGCTGACAGTGCTGGTTCATCAACAACCATCAATTCATCAACatgtgaagctgaagaagaggaATGCTTGGTGGACTCTCAGCCTATCAGCTTTAAAGAAAACCCTTTCTTAGTGGCCAATCGTAAAGGCAAGGGCCGTCCTCCCGGACAGCAGATCCTGTCGGGACCTCCTGTGGGCTACGGGAAGGAGGGACAGCTCCAGCCCTGGTTGTTTAGCAAG GCGCCTTCGTCCGATTACACCAGGACCGACAGCCCTATCAGGGAAGCCCCGTACTCTCCCACCATCCAACCG CCCAGCCACCACTCTTCCAACAGCTCCTTGTGTACAGGCAGGGAGACCCGCTTT gcAAACATTCATTACACTTCCACTCCCACTGCCAAGGAGGACACGCCATCATCA ACGCGGCCCGGTGCCATCCAGCCGGTTGGGCGCGTGTGGCAGAGTACCTCCCCCGCCACCCCGGACGGCAACAGTCCCAACCCTTTCCAGCATGGTCCCTCCCCCTTCAACTCCCAGACCTCT GACCTGTACGGCGTGAGGAACAATTTCCATCTGAATCAGCCGTCTCCAGAG AGTCCTTCTCCTGGAGGTAAGGACAGCCCGGAGCAGCGTTCCTTCAGGGACCGGCAGAAGTACTTTGAGATCGACGTGAAGCAGCAGACGCCGGACAAACCCAAACCTCGAGTGTCTCTCGTGGGAGAAGACGACctgaagaaaatgagagaggaagaag AGAGGAAGTTCGAACAGCGGGCGCGAGAGTACCTGCTGGACGAAGACGATGAGGATGATGACGAGGAAGACCTGGCGAAGCAGATGGCGCACATGAAAGCCTCCGGGAAGGTGCTGCTGGACGGAGTGGAGTACCGAGTGGAGCCCGTGTCCCCCCCATCCCAGCACTCCATGAGCCAAAGCTTCAACGTCACGCCACCCAGCTACTACGGCAGCTCGGG gccgTCCTCGGTCGATGGCAAAGGAGACTCTCAGAGAAATTCCCTGGAGGACAGCTTCAGGACGGGGCAGAGGCCCGACTCCATGACTGG ATTGATCTCCGCGTACCCGAGCGAATCGGCCGCTCCCATTCGCACCGCCAAGGCAGAGCGCAGACATCAGGAGAGGCTTCGCATGCAGAGCCCCGAGCTGGCCGTGGCCCCCGACAAGGACCTGTCCCCCGCTGAGAAGCGAGCTCTGGAGGCCGAGAAGAGAGCCATGTGGAGGGCAGCGCG GCCGTATGGTCTAGAGGAGGATGTAAGGCAGTATGAGCAGGACCTGGCTAAGAGGCTCTACCAGGCCCGAGTGAGGGCGTCTCAGGGCCCGCCCGAGGCCCCCCagcccccatcctcctcctctgcagcctCCCAGCTCAG AATGAAGTCTCTGGAGCAGGACGCCCTGAAAGCTCAGATGGTCATCGCCAAGTCGCGGGACGGGAAGAAGCGTGGGACGTTGGACCAGCTGACGGAGTCGCCCTCGCCCGCCCCCACTCCCTCCCCGACGCCAATGGAAG AGCTCAGTCCACGGGGGCTCACCTCTCCAGGCAGGCTG TCCCTGTCGTCAAAGAAGTTTGACTACCGACAGTTTGCTGCCATTCCTTCTTCCAAACCCGTATACGACATCCAG ACCCCTGACGCAGCGAACAACACGCAATTCATCAACGACGACTCCGGCAACCCAG GGAACGCCACCAGCCTTGAGGCCGAGGCACCCACCACGCTGCCTGCCACCTCAGCCCTGGAGGAAATGGCTCTCTATAGCAACAAGCGCAAACTGAGGCAGGGTCGCCGCAGCCTGGAAGCCGCCATGCCCACGTAA